The genomic segment GCCGGTCCGCTATGTTGCGGCTTCAGAGCAGGCGGTGGAGGACCAGTTGGACCTGAGCGCGAAGGTGCAGGCCGATCCTGCGAAGTCGTACCGCGTGTTCGCACCGGCCAGTGGACGATTGCTCGGCATCCAGGTGAAGCCGGGCGACATTGTGAACCGCGGCGAGACGCTGGCGACGATTGACAGCGCCGATGCCGCGGCTGCGCAGTCAGACATGGCGAAGGCCGAGATTGAGGCCGAACGGGCACAGCGCGCGGCAGATCGCGAGAAGGTGCTCTTCGATCACGGCGCCATCGCAGAGAAGGACTACATCGATACGAAAGCGGCTGCCGATTCCGCGCAGGCAGAGCTGGCGCGATCGCGGCGGCGCCTGGAAGTGCTGGGGATGACGCCGGGGGCAAAGACCGATCGGATCCCGCTGCTCTCGCCTAGCCGCGGCATCGTGTTGACGGTGAGCGCCGCTCCGGGGGAATTCTCAAAGTCGCTCGATAACTCCGACCCGCTGCTGACCATCGCCGATTTGTCGACGGTGTGGATTTTGGGCGATGTCTTTGAGAAGGACATTGCCAAGGTTCAGCCCGGCACGAAGGTGACGGTCACAGTGGACGCCTTCCCAGGCAAACAGTGGGACGGGCGGATCGAATCGGTGTCGGGTGCGCTTGATCCGGTGACGCGCACGCTCAAGGTCCGCGTAGCTTTGCCGAATGCGGGCGAGAAGTTGAAGCCCGAGATGTTTGCGGCGATTCACGTGGATCTCGGCAACCACAAGGCGATCGTTGTTCCATCGACGGCTGTCATTCATGAAGGGCAGTCGACGGTTGTCTACGTTGAGGTGAACGGCAAGCCCGAGCAGCGCAACGTGACGACGGGTCGCGCGGTAGATGGGAAGGTTGAGATCACCGCGGGGCTTGAGGCCGGGCAGCAGGTTGCAGTGAATGGCGCGGAGCTTCTGACCGGAGGAGCGAGCCAGCCATGAAGGCACTGATTGCGACGATTCTTCGCTATCGCGTCATCGCGTTGATCGCGATGGGTGCGTGGCTAGCTGCGGGAACGTGGGCCGTGTTGCGACTCGACATTGAAGCGTATCCTGACCCATCGCCACCCCTTGTGGATGTCATCACGCAGAACCCGTCGTGGTCTGCGGAGGAGATGGAGCAGCAGGTCACAGTGCCGATTGAAACGGTGCTCAATGGCATTCCACATCTTGAGTATGTCCGCTCAACGAGCCTCTTCGGTCTAAGCGATGTGAAGCTCTACTTCGATTTCGATTCCGATTATTATGCCGACCGGCAGGAGGTATTGAATCGGCTTCAGACGGTGACGCTGCCGACCGGACTGCAGCCGCAGCTATCGCCGTGGTCCGCGGTGGGCGAGATTTATCGCTATCAGTTGAAGGGGCCAGCCTACAGCTTGAACGAACTGAAGGCAACGCAGGACTGGTTTGTGGTGCGCGAGTTGAAGCAGGTGCCGGGGACCATCGACGTGAGCACCTTTGGCGGAACGACGAAGCAATACCACGCCGACATCGATCCCAATCGACTGCTGCAGTTCAACGTCACGCTTCCGCAGATCATCACCGCGATTACTTCGAGCAATCAGAACGTGGGCGGTAACTATCTGCAGATTGGCGACCAGAACGTGAACGTGCGCGGAATAGGACTGCTGGGCGGCATCAAGGAGATGGGGGCGGTGCTCATCGCCGAACATAACGGCGTGCCTGTTTACCTGCGCGATGTGGCGGATATTAAAGAGGGTTTTCAGCCGCCACTGGGGCGCGTGGGACGGAACAACGAGTCGAACATTGTGAAGGGCACGGTGCTGCTGCAGCGCGGTGAGCAGTCGCTGCCTGCACTGAAGGGCCTGCGCGAGAAGGTGAAGGCTCTGAACTCGGGAATTCTGCCACCCGGGATGAAGATCGACACGATCTACGACCGCACTACGCTGATCGACACTACAACGGAGACGGTGTGGCACATCATTCTCACTGGCCTCGGGCTGGTGACGTTGCTGCTGCTGGTGTTTCTCGGCGACTTTCCGCTCGCGATGGTGACGGCACTGACGATTCCGTTCGCGATTCTGTTCGCGTTCGGGTTGATGTCGGCCACGGGGCACTCTGCGAATCTGATCTCGATTGGAGCGATCGACTTTGGCATCATCGTCGATTCGGCAATTGTGGTTCTCGAAAATATCTACCGTCGCCTGCACGAGGCTACGAGCGATGAGCATCGGATCGATCTCATTGCAGAGGCGAGTTCGGAGGCAGCCAAGCCGGTGCTCTTCTCCACGCTCATCATTCTGGTGGCGTTTATTCCGCTGTTCACGATGAAGGGCGTGCCGGGGCGGATCTTTGCGCCGATGTCGTTGACCTACAGCTATGCGCTTACTGGGGCGCTGTTGTTTGCGCTGCTGTTCGCGCCGGTGCTGGCGTCGTTCCGGCGCAAGGTACGCAGCGGGCACACGGCCGATCCGCGGCAAGTGCGCTGGCTCAAGCGGCACTACGAACGCATTCTTCTGCGGGTGGTGCGAAACCCGAAGAAGGTGCTGGCGGCTTCAGTGCTGCTGCTGATCGCGGCGCTGGCATGCTTCGGGGTGGTCGGAGGTGAATTCATGCCGCCGCTGGAAGAGGGCAACCTGTGGATCCGTACTACCGTGCCGCAGGATATTTCTTTGGATTACGCGGTGAAACTGGCCGATGATATGCGACACATCCTGGGCTCGTTCCCCGAAGTGAAGCAGGTGGTCTCACAGGTGGGCCGGCCTGACGACGGAACGGATCCTACAACTTTCAACAACATTGAGTTTGAAGTGGATCTCAAGCCACCGTCGGAATGGAAGACGGTCCACAGCAAGGATGAGTTGATCGATGAGATGAACAAGGCGCTCGGCAAGTATCCGGGAGTGTCATTCAACTTCTCGCAGAACATCCAGGACAACGTGGAAGAAGCGATGTCAGGCGTGAAGGGCGAGAACTCACTCAAGCTTTTTGGCGATGATATCGAGGTGCTGGCGGGCACGGCCAAGAAGATTATGGACGTGATGGGCAAGGTCCCCGGCATCACCGATTTGGCGGTATTCAAGGAGACAGGGCAGCCGAACCTGATTATCTCCATCGATCGCGCCGCGGCAGGGCGCTACGGGTTGATGGCTTCGGATATCAACGCCGCGGTTCAGGCGGCGATCGGCGGAACTGCTGCGACACAGATTCTTGAGGGCGACAGGCGCTTTGACTTTGTTGTGCGCTACCAACCGCAGTATCGCGAGAACGTGGACGCGATGCGCAATATTTTGCTGGCAACTGCGGACGGGAGCCACGTGCCGCTGGGCGAGGTTGCCAGCATCGGATTCCGCGAAGGCGCGTTCATGATTTATCGCGAGAATGGGCGGCGCTATATTCCGATCAAGTTCAGCGTCCGCGGGCGCGACCTGGCCGGCACCATTGCGGATGTGCAGGGAAGGCTCGAACGCTCAGTCAAGCTACCCGAGGGATACCACTTTGAATGGGCCGGCGAGTACGACAGCCTTCGCAAGGAGCAACGCCGGCTCGCCATCATTATTCCGATCACTGTGGGGGTGATTCTGGGTTTGCTGTACGTTTCGTTCAACTCCCTACGGGACGCGCTTGCGGTGATGTCGGTGCTGCCCTTCGGCATCGCGGGCGGTGTGTTGTCGCTGCTGATCTCGGGCACGCCGTTCAGCATTTCGGCGGCGGTGGGATTTGCGTCAGTCATCGGAGTAGCGACGCTGGGCGGATTGGTCTTCGTTGCCGGCATTCGGCGCGCCGAGGCGCATGAACACGGGATGGAGCATTCCATTGTCCGCGCCAGCGTGGGCGAAATGCGTGCGGTGCTGATGGCGTGTCTGGCAGCGGGCCTGGGCCTTCTTCCCGCTGCGGTATCGCACGGTATCGGAGTGCAGGCGCAGCAGCCGCTGGCGCGCGTTGTGGTGGGGGGAATGGTCACTACCACCTTCGCGATTCTGATTGTCGTTCCCGTGATTGCAACACTCGGACTGGTCACTACTGGCGCCGTGGAAGGAGAGGCATAACCCATGATCAAGGTATTTGGAGTGTTCTCTTCCTCATTGATGCGAGTGGGCGTTCTGGCCGGTTGTGTTGGCGCTGCCATTACCGCGCACGCACAGCAGCCCGCCTACACGTGGGAACAGATCCACGATCTGTTTCTGCGATCGAATCCGATGTTACGGGCGCAGGAGCAGAGTATTGTCTCGAATCGCGCGGCGGAGATCACTGCGGGCCTGCGGCCGAATCCTACGTTGCAGAACGACACCACGTCTTCGACGGTTGGGATTTACCAAGAGTTTGAGATCGGCGGAAAGCGCTCGGCGCGGCTGGGTAGCGCCAAACTGGCCACGCAGATTTCGCAGACCGACTCGGCGGACACGCGCAGGACGCTGACGCTCAGCTTGCGGCAGGCGTTCGTTTCGGCGCTGCAGGCCAAGTCAGATCTCGAATTTGCACACGACAACCTTGCGAACTATCAGAAGACTGTGGACATCGATAACGAGATGTTCCAGCACGGCGAGATCTCGCGGGCGGACTTCTTGCGGATTCAACTGCAGATGATGCAGTTCCAGACCGACCTTGACGATGCGACGCTGGAGATGAAGGCGGCGAAGGCTGCGCTGAGAGGATTGCTGGGCGCTGCGAACCTACCGCCGGATTTCGAGGTTGAAGGCGAACTGAAGGCGCAGCCGTTCGACAAGGATTTGACGGAGCTTGAGAAGCAGGCGATCGAGAATCGCCCCGATCTCAAATCAGCTGAAACGGGCCGGGCGAAGGCCGCGGCCGACCTGCGGCTTGCAAAGGCAAATGCATGGCCTGATCCGACGATCGGCCTTTCGTACCTGCACACCGGAAACGAGATTGGGCGGCCGGATTGGTTCCAGCCCTTCTATCCGAAGGGAAGTTCGTCGAATGCAATGGGGATTGGGATCTCTTCGATTCCGATTCCGATCTTCAATCGCAACCAGGGTGAGGTTGCGCGGGCACAGTCGGAACAGGTGCGTTCGCAACTGCTGGCTGATGCGTCACGAGCGCAGGTGGTTCAGGATGTGGAGTCGGCCTACGCTGCTTTCACGTCCGCGCGCGAACGCCTGCACATGTATGAGCAAACCTACCTTGGCTTTGCGAAGGAATTGCTGGATATCGAGGAGTTCTCATTCCACAAGGGTGGCGCTTCGATTCTGGACTTTCTGGATGCGCAACGCACGTATCGAGCGACCCAACTGGCTTATCGGCAACAGCTTGCTTCCTATCTGAATGCGTTGGCGCAACTCCAGACGGCGGCGGGGATCGACCTAACGCCGTAACTTCCCTGCCCTGCCTGGCGGCTGTTATCGGTCACTGAGCTGGGAACGGGCGTACGTCTTCGGGGCTCGAAATGTCGAATCCCATCTTTTTGCATTGACAACAAACCGACCGGTCAGTATTGTCTTGACATGCTGCAGTGCTGCCCTCTCTGTTTGTCCTCTGGGCCGGTCGGCAGCGCACATCTCAGACTCAATTGTGAAAGGTGAATTGCTTCATGAAGGTCCTCCTCGCTTCCGCCGCGCTCCTGTTTGCCACCTCCGCCTTTGCCGCGCCGGCCAGCCTTACAGGCGACTGGTCGATCCACAACAACATTGCCGGAAACGAGAGCGATCAACCGTGCAAGCTGGTACAGACAGATAACACGATCGCCGGCACGTGCAAGACTGCCGACGGCGGCGACACACCTGTGACCGGCAGCATCGACGGCAATAAGGTGACCTGGAAGTTCGACATGGACTACAACGGTACCGCCCTCACGCTGACCTACACGGCGACGCTTGACGATTCGGGCAAGGTGGCCGGCAGCGTTGAGGTGCAGCCCTTTGGTGTCAGCGGCGACTTCACGGCGACTCCGGCGAGCGCCAAGTAATCGGACCGACTCGGAACTGCTAAGGCTGCTTGGAAGCACCGCCGTTGGGTTTACTGCCGGCATGGCAGGGGGCATGGAGGGGCCTGCCGGTGACGATCTGGTTTGCCTCGTCCATGCCGGGCAGCTCATCGAAGTTCCAGCGCGGGGGAAGCGCGAAGACGTAGCGCTTGTTCTGGCCAAGCTTCTGCGGCGGGACGGGCGCGGCGCTCACCATGAGCTCCTCTTGCTGGACCCGCTTCCACTGGGCCTTGGTAAAGACGAGGATGGGGATGTCTTCGCGGGGATCGGCGTCTGTCCAATGCGGACTGCGGATCAGCAGCCTGGGACCGGATGCTGCAGCACCGACGCTCGTCGCGGAGCTCTGCCACTTCTGCTCGATGACTTTATAGCCGGCCCACTGAGACGGCAGATCGAAGCAGAATCCATACTGTGCGTTGTTATAAACGGTTTGACCGGGATTGGGCGGCGTTACGGGGGTCCTCTGCTCATCCGCGCGCAACGCTTGTGCCGAAACGGGCAGCGAGAGGGCCATTACCGCCAATGCGAGCAGGATCGCTCTTCTCATAGCTTGAGGTTACGCCCGGAGGCACGGAAGGTTCCACGCGCGGGCGATTGTGCGGGCGGGGTCTGGATGGAAGTGGCTCATTTGCCTCAGAATGTTGGTATCTCGTTCCAGATGGGAAAAGATGATGCCAAACCGTGGTCGCCTGCAAGCAACCGTATTGAGCCTTTTCGTGGCTCTATCGCTTCCAGTTTTCAGCCAGACGAAATCATCGAGCGACGCGGGCGCAAAGCGTCCATGGATGGACACGTCGCAACCGATCGATAAGCGCGTGGATGCGTTGATTGGGCAGATGACGCTCGAAGAGAAAGCGCAGCAGATGCGCGATCATGCGCCGGCTATTCCGCGGCTGGGCGTGCCCAAGTATGACTGGTGGAACGAGGGGCTGCACGGCGTCGCGTTCTCAGGGTACGCGACCAACTTTCCGCAGGTGATCGGGATGGCGGCGACCTGGGATACGCCGCTGGTGCACCAGATGGCGGAGACGATCTCGACCGAGGCCCGCGCCAAGTACAACCAGGCAATGCGGCAGAACCAGCACGAGGCGTTCTTCGGGCTGACGTTCTGGGCGCCGAACATCAACATCTTCCGCGATCCGCGCTGGGGCCGCGGGCAGGAGACCTACGGCGAAGATCCTTTCCTCACCGGGCGGATGGCGGTTGCGTTCGTGAGCGGGATGCAGGGCAGCGATCCCGCACACTTCAAGGTGATTTCGACGCCCAAGCATTTTGCGGTTCACAGCGGACCGGAGAGCACTCGGCATCGGGCGAACGTCGATGTTTCGAATCACGATCTGGAAGACACGTATCTGCCGGCGTTTCGAGCAGCAGTGACCGAGGCGCATGCGCAGTCCGTGATGTGCGCTTACAACTCGATTGATGGCGCACCGGCGTGCGCGAACGACATGCTGCTGAAGGATCATCTGCGCGATGCGTGGCACTTTGATGGATATGTTGTGAGCGACTGCGCAGCGGTGGCCGACGTATTCACCGGCCACCATTATGCAGCCGATATGCCGCATGCCGCCGCCGCTGCGGTGCGCTCGGGGACTGACCTCGAATGCGGCTACATGGAAGGGCAGGCGTTTCCTTCGCTGGTGGATGCGGTGCACCAGAATCTGATCACCGAGGCGGAGGTGGATCGCGCCTTGCATCGGCTGTTCGCGGCGCGGTTCCGGCTGGGGATGTTCGATCCGCCGTCGAGCTATGCGTATGGCCGCATCGGCATGGACGAGAACAACACGCCGCAGCATCGGCAGCTTTCGCTGAAGGCGGCGCGTG from the Occallatibacter riparius genome contains:
- a CDS encoding efflux RND transporter periplasmic adaptor subunit, which gives rise to MKENCIFLSRAGLLVAASLSMGITACHQQPSASASSGSSQASEEPVRYVAASEQAVEDQLDLSAKVQADPAKSYRVFAPASGRLLGIQVKPGDIVNRGETLATIDSADAAAAQSDMAKAEIEAERAQRAADREKVLFDHGAIAEKDYIDTKAAADSAQAELARSRRRLEVLGMTPGAKTDRIPLLSPSRGIVLTVSAAPGEFSKSLDNSDPLLTIADLSTVWILGDVFEKDIAKVQPGTKVTVTVDAFPGKQWDGRIESVSGALDPVTRTLKVRVALPNAGEKLKPEMFAAIHVDLGNHKAIVVPSTAVIHEGQSTVVYVEVNGKPEQRNVTTGRAVDGKVEITAGLEAGQQVAVNGAELLTGGASQP
- a CDS encoding efflux RND transporter permease subunit gives rise to the protein MKALIATILRYRVIALIAMGAWLAAGTWAVLRLDIEAYPDPSPPLVDVITQNPSWSAEEMEQQVTVPIETVLNGIPHLEYVRSTSLFGLSDVKLYFDFDSDYYADRQEVLNRLQTVTLPTGLQPQLSPWSAVGEIYRYQLKGPAYSLNELKATQDWFVVRELKQVPGTIDVSTFGGTTKQYHADIDPNRLLQFNVTLPQIITAITSSNQNVGGNYLQIGDQNVNVRGIGLLGGIKEMGAVLIAEHNGVPVYLRDVADIKEGFQPPLGRVGRNNESNIVKGTVLLQRGEQSLPALKGLREKVKALNSGILPPGMKIDTIYDRTTLIDTTTETVWHIILTGLGLVTLLLLVFLGDFPLAMVTALTIPFAILFAFGLMSATGHSANLISIGAIDFGIIVDSAIVVLENIYRRLHEATSDEHRIDLIAEASSEAAKPVLFSTLIILVAFIPLFTMKGVPGRIFAPMSLTYSYALTGALLFALLFAPVLASFRRKVRSGHTADPRQVRWLKRHYERILLRVVRNPKKVLAASVLLLIAALACFGVVGGEFMPPLEEGNLWIRTTVPQDISLDYAVKLADDMRHILGSFPEVKQVVSQVGRPDDGTDPTTFNNIEFEVDLKPPSEWKTVHSKDELIDEMNKALGKYPGVSFNFSQNIQDNVEEAMSGVKGENSLKLFGDDIEVLAGTAKKIMDVMGKVPGITDLAVFKETGQPNLIISIDRAAAGRYGLMASDINAAVQAAIGGTAATQILEGDRRFDFVVRYQPQYRENVDAMRNILLATADGSHVPLGEVASIGFREGAFMIYRENGRRYIPIKFSVRGRDLAGTIADVQGRLERSVKLPEGYHFEWAGEYDSLRKEQRRLAIIIPITVGVILGLLYVSFNSLRDALAVMSVLPFGIAGGVLSLLISGTPFSISAAVGFASVIGVATLGGLVFVAGIRRAEAHEHGMEHSIVRASVGEMRAVLMACLAAGLGLLPAAVSHGIGVQAQQPLARVVVGGMVTTTFAILIVVPVIATLGLVTTGAVEGEA
- a CDS encoding TolC family protein yields the protein MIKVFGVFSSSLMRVGVLAGCVGAAITAHAQQPAYTWEQIHDLFLRSNPMLRAQEQSIVSNRAAEITAGLRPNPTLQNDTTSSTVGIYQEFEIGGKRSARLGSAKLATQISQTDSADTRRTLTLSLRQAFVSALQAKSDLEFAHDNLANYQKTVDIDNEMFQHGEISRADFLRIQLQMMQFQTDLDDATLEMKAAKAALRGLLGAANLPPDFEVEGELKAQPFDKDLTELEKQAIENRPDLKSAETGRAKAAADLRLAKANAWPDPTIGLSYLHTGNEIGRPDWFQPFYPKGSSSNAMGIGISSIPIPIFNRNQGEVARAQSEQVRSQLLADASRAQVVQDVESAYAAFTSARERLHMYEQTYLGFAKELLDIEEFSFHKGGASILDFLDAQRTYRATQLAYRQQLASYLNALAQLQTAAGIDLTP